In one window of Nicotiana tabacum cultivar K326 chromosome 12, ASM71507v2, whole genome shotgun sequence DNA:
- the LOC107809388 gene encoding transcription factor bHLH74, whose product MGSKDNGDMRLQHRNGGDTSFNCPSSMPIVDPFSGSGWDPLLSLNQKESFKGSSVVGHNEFANLPYQSSHFSHYPSDPNLVDMVPKFPAFGNESFSELVNIFPLQEQLRGESCYPNYVKNRGIPTEGTFSKGPLSQEECQISGEGAVEASPNGKRKISGNHSLSNVGKNVEGELQKAPSRDNSDCSKEQDGKRHKTDQNNSSNLRSKEAGKQVKEDSDGGEPPKDNYVHIRAKRGQATNSHSLAERVRRERISERMRLLQELVPGCNKITGKAVMLDEIINYVQSLQQQVEFLSMKLATVNPELNFDIDRILSKEMLHQQTSNAVLLGLGPGMSSSLPFPGISHGSFTGMPGTTPPFHPLPQNVWDNELQSLLQMGFETNSSMSNIVGPNGRSKLDL is encoded by the exons ATGGGTAGTAAGGATAATGGTGATATGAGGCTACAACATAGAAATGGTGGTGATACTTCCTTTAATTGCCCTTCTTCAATGCCCATTGTTGACCCTTTTAGTGGTTCTGGTTGGGATCCACTTCTGTCATTGAATCAAAAGGAGAGTTTTAAAGGATCTTCAGTTGTTGGTCACAATGAGTTTGCCAATTTGCCTTACCAATCATCTCACTTTAGTCACTATCCATCTGATCCAAATCTTGTTGACATGGTCCCCAAGTTTCCAGCTTTTGGAAATGAAAGTTTCTCAGAATTAGTCAATATTTTTCCATTACAAGAACAGCTTAGAGGGGAAAGTTGTTATCCTAACTATGTCAAGAACAGAGGAATTCCTACTGAAGGAACTTTCTCAAAAGGTCCACTTTCCCAAGAAGAGTGCCAAATTTCAGGTGAAGGTGCTGTGGAGGCTTCACCTAATGGGAAGAGGAAAATATCAGGAAACCATTCTCTATCCAATGTCGGCAAG AATGTTGAAGGAGAGTTGCAGAAGGCTCCATCAAGGGATAATTCAGACTGTTCAAAAGAGCAAGATGGGAAAAGACACAAAACAGACCAAAATAATAGCTCTAATTTAAGGAGCAAGGAAGCAGGGAAACAAGTTAAGGAAGATTCTGATGGTGGGGAACCTCCTAAGGATAATTATGTTCATATCAGGGCTAAAAGAGGTCAAGCCACAAATAGCCACAGCCTTGCCGAAAGG GTGAGGAGAGAAAGGATCAGCGAGAGGATGAGATTGCTTCAAGAGCTAGTCCCAGGCTGTAATAAG ATAACTGGGAAAGCAGTGATGCTTGATGAGATTATCAACTACGTGCAATCGCTGCAACAGCAGGTTGAG TTCCTGTCAATGAAACTTGCTACTGTAAATCCGGAACTGAACTTCGATATCGATCGTATATTATCCAAAGAG ATGCTCCATCAGCAAACGAGCAATGCAGTTCTTCTTGGTCTTGGTCCTGGAATGAGTTCCTCTCTTCCTTTTCCTGGAATTTCACATGGGAGTTTTACTGGTATGCCGGGAACTACACCACCCTTCCACCCCTTGCCCCAG AATGTATGGGACAATGAACTCCAAAGCCTTCTTCAAATGGGATTTGAAACAAATTCCTCTATGAGCAATATAGTAGGACCAAATG GGCGGTCGAAGTTGGATCTGTAG